A region of the Halalkalicoccus tibetensis genome:
CAATGAGCAGATCCACGGGCTGCATTTCGTGGATTATTTCGACGTCTTCACGGCCCTGAAAACCTCGACTATCAACGATAAATCGCTGGATCGGACTGGCTGTAGCGATTGAGGGGCCGAGAGTAAGTGCCCCGAGTGATACGCTGCCTGTTTTGATGAATGCGCGTCGTTTCATGATGTGTGAGAAGAAACGGGGCCGGCTCTGCCCGCGTTGGATTTCCTCTCAAGAAATAACATGGGCTGGTTAAATAATAATTTATTTTAACCACGATTACACTAATACGGGCACGTACTTCTTCGGCATCGATTCCAACCTATCCACCAATTCGAATCCTATTATTGGTGATGGGTTGACAGCACGTAGCCACGATAACGAAGCAGGATATACAATAGTACGGAATTCTCATAGAGCACGTTCAATCTAACAAATATCGACAGAGGGTGGCCTGAGTCGTGACCTCGACCGGAATCCAACGGGTATATACAAACCACCAGTCTGGTGTGGGGTATGTCGACAGGAGGCGGGCTCCAGCGGATCAGCCGATTCATCAGCAAATACTTCGTCGTGTGGGTTCTGGCCGCTGCCGCTCTTGCCCTCCTCACGCCCGAGACGTTCGCCTGGATCGGCGACTATATCTCGATTCTCCTCGGGGTCGTCATGCTCGGAATGGGGCTGACGCTCACTCCGGCGGATTTTCGACGTATCATCGAACGGCCACGGGACGTCGCGATCGGCTCCTGTGCACAGTGGGTGATCATGCCCACGCTAGCATACGGTCTCGTCGTTGGCCTCGGACTCCCGACGGAAGTCGGAATCGGCCTGATTCTGTTGGGTGCGGCCCCGGGTGGGACGGCCTCGAACGTCATGACCTATCTCGGAAAAGGGGACGTCGCCCTCTCGGTAACGATCACGTCTGTGACGACGATCGCAGCGCCGATCGTCATGCCTGCCTGGGTCGTCCTTCTGGCCGGCGAGCAGATCCAGGTGACGTTCGCCGAGATGTTCCAGGAGATCGTCCTGATCGTACTCATTCCCGTCGTCGCGGGCGTGGTGATCCGGCAAGTCCTGGATCGAACCGCGCCCACCGCAGCGGAAGTCGGTCTCACCGTCTTTCCGGCGATCAGCGTGCTCGCGATCGTCACGATCGTCGCTGCGATCGTCGGTCTCAACGTCGAGAACATCCTCGCCGCAAGCGGCGTCGCCCTCGTGGCTGTACTGGTTCACAATGCAGTGGGACTGGGCGCGGGCTACGGAGTCGGACACACCACGAGCATGCCGGAGGATCGAGCGCGGGCGTGTGCGTTCGAAGTCGGGATGCAAAACAGCGGGCTGGCCGTTGCCATCGCTGTCGCCTTCTTCAGTCCCCTGACGGCGCTCGTCCCGGCTCTGGCAAGTGTCTGGCACAACGTGACGGGGCCTGCGCTCGCGACGTATTTCACCCGCCAAACGGACGAACACTCCGCGTCGGCGCCGAGTATCCACGAGTCCGACTGACGAGGTGTCGATACCAGGATCGACACCCTCCTCCCGGATGGACGGATGCAAACGCCTATCAGCTAGTCACCCACCACCAGATACCACACAGACGATGGGACACGATCACGACTACGACTGTTCGTTCGTTACCGACGTCGTTACTGAGGGCCGCGTTAGCACCGCCGAGGACGTTCTGGACGCCCACGCGAAAGACGAGGGACCTCACGAGGCCCACCGACCCGACGTCGTCGTCTGGCCCGACTCCACACGGGAGATCGCGGCGCTGTTGGCCGAAGCGAACGACCGTACCGTACCCGTAACGCCATGGAGCGGGGGAACCAGCATCGAAGGCAATCCGATCCCCGTCGCCGGTGGGATCGTCCTCAACACCTCCGAGTTCGACGAGATCACTGTTCGCCACGACGATCTGCAAGCCGTCGTCGGTCCGGGCGTCGTTTATGATGATCTGAACGCGGCCCTCGCGTCCCATAACCTTCGGTTCGCACCGGGAATCGCTGCAGGCGATATCGCGACGATCGGCGGCATGATCGCGAACAACGCCAGCGGTCTCAATGCCGTCCGATACGGCGTAACCGGCGACCACGTCCTACGCTTGGAGGTCGTACTCCCTGATGGACGGATCATCGAATGCGGTCGCGACGTCCCGAAAAGCACGGCCGGCTACAACCTCAAGGACCTCTTCGTCGGCAGTGAAGGAACGCTCGGCGTGATCACCGAGGCGACGCTCTCTCTGGAGGGAATCGCCCAGCACAGACACGCTGCGCTCGTAACGTTTCCCTCGAGTGTGGCTGCCAGTCAGGCCGTCTCGACGATAATGGCATCAGGTTTGACACCAGGTGCACTCGAGTTCATGGATACACAGCTCGTCGAACTGCTCAACGACTACAACGATGACGCCGACTTTCCAGCTGCACCGCTCTTGTTGATCGAACTCCACGGCAACAGCGGCGATCTCAGCACACAGATGGATCGCGTTCGGACGATCTGTGAGGACCATGACGCCATCGAGTGGTCGGAAGCCGATACTGACGACATCGAGACGATCTGGCGTGCACGCCGAGACGCGTATCCGGCAGCCTGTGAGTACTACGCGGATCAGACCGTCGGAGTCATCGGCGACGTCGTCGTTCCGATTTCGAGATATCCCGACATCGTGAGCCGGATCGAAACGATCAGCGACGAGCTCGAACTACTGACGCCGTGTGTCGGGCACGCTGGCGACGGAAACATCCACTTTCTGCCGGTGGTCGACACGGACGACCCGGCGGCCATGGATCGCGTACAGGAGCTGACTGACGCGATCGTAAGCGAAGCACTCGAACTCGGCGGGACCGCTACGGGCGAACACGGGATCGGAATCGGGAAACGAAAGTTCATGCGCCAGGAACACGGCGACGCCGTCGACGTCATGAGCGGTATCAAGGACGCGATCGATCCGAGGGGAATCATGAATCCCGGCAAGACGCTCCCCAACGACGATTGAGGTCCGATCAAGCACGACAGGCTGAGCTACCGTAGTCCCGTTCGATCAGCCTGGTATTCCAGTAGTACCGTAGGAAGTTTCTTGGTAATAGCTAGCAAGTGGCCCCTAAATGCCAGATAATACCGCGCATATAGGAACGCGATTCAGACACACATCATCGTACGCTAATGAGATGAACGTTTGTTATGGCCCTCTTGTTGACCTACTGTTATATAATCGACAGTACATCCGCTGAATATTAGATAGAATACTATTCACTTAGTATATGTTTTAACCATCAAAATTGTTTACATGGATTCAGGCGGTACAACACGGCGCATGTCACACAGACGCACGTTTCTGAAACAGCTCGGACTGGCAACGGCAGCAACGACGGCAGTTGGGACAGGTGCCGGAGCGGCCACCGGTACGAGCACGACTGATGAGGGACTCAACATCGAGGGCGGTAGCGGCTCGGAGTTCGACTACCCATGGCAGTTCATTGGACGGCGTTCGGCCGTCATGGCCCAAAACGGCATGGTCGCAACGAGCCATCCTCTTGCTGCCCAGGTCGGAATTCAGACCCTCCAAAACGGCGGTAATGCCGCTGACGCTGCCGTCTCAACGGCAGCGATGCTCAATTTCGTCGAACCACATATGACCTCGATCGCGGGGGATATGTTCGCGCTAACCCACTTCGATGGGGAGTTCAAAGCGTTGAACGGCAGTGGTCGTGCACCTGCCGCCGCGGATATCGATACCTACTGTGAGCGTATCGACGAAAGCGAAGACGGCGAACCAACGATCCCAGCGGAGGGGGGCCTTCCCGTTACGATTCCAGGCGCTGTCGATGGCTTTCATCAACTCATCGACCGATATGGTACCCAGGAACTCGCCGACGTGTTCCAACCGACCATCGAGTACGCCCGTCAAGGCGTACCGGTCACTGAGTACGTTGCAGCACAGTGGGAAGAGGCCGCACCGCGGGTCGAAGGATTCGATTCGTTCGCCGAGACCTTCCTGCCTGATGGGCGACCCCCACAGCCGGAAGAGGTGTTTTCGAACCCCGCGTTTGCCGATTCGCTCGAACGGATCGCCGAAGACGGAATCGAGACGTTCTACGGCGGCGATCTCGGACAAGAAATCGTCGAGATCGTCCAAGAGCACGACGGAGTGATGGAACTTTCCGATCTGGAAAACCACGAGAGTACGTGGGGAGACCCGATTTCCACCGAGTATCGTGGTGTGGAGGTACTCGAGCATCCACCGAACACACAGGGTGTCGTTGCTTTACAGGCACTCAACCTCCTCGAGAACTTCGACGTTAGTGACGACCCGACCGACCCTGAACGTCTCCATCGGATGATCGAGGCGGTGAAAATCGCCTTTGCTGATGCCTACGAGTTCGTCACTGATCCAGAGGCCGAACAGATCCCGATAGAGACGATGCTCTCGAAGGAGTATGCGAACGATCGCGTAAGCGAAATCGGGTCCTCGGTAGGAGAGTACGAACCACGGGCCGACAGACAGAGTGATACCGTCTATCTCACCGTCGTGGATGGAGATGGTAACGCCGTTTCGTTGATCAACAGCGGCTACTACCCGTTCGCAAGCGGGCTCGTCGTCGGTGGGTTCGCCCTGCAGAACCGCGGCTTCTCGTTTAGCCTCGATCCTGACGATGCGAACGCACTCGAACCGGGGAAACGACCCTTCCATACACTCGTTCCAGCGATGCTTGCCGAAGACGGCGAGTTCCGTGGGTCCTTCGGCGTGATGGGGGGCGACATGCAACCCCAAGGCCACGCCCAAGTCGTCATGAACATGGTCGACTCCGGCTTGAATCCACAGGCAGCGATCGATGCGCCTCGATTCCGGTTTATGGGAGACCACGAGGTGACGCTTGAAACCTCACGACTTCCCGAAGGGACGGTCGACGACTTGCGGGAACGCGGCCATGACGTGATCACCGAAGAAGAGTACTTCGTCCCTGATGCAGGCCATTACGGGGGTGCACAGCTCATCTATCGCACTGAAGATGGGAAACTGATCGGTGGCTCGGAGCCTCGGCGGGACGGTCACGCAGTCGGGTTCTGACCTACTACCGATCCGCCGGAACTCACCATACATCACTAGGCTGATCGACGGACGTGAATCGCGTATGCTCCGCTCCGTAACCATCATCGGTGGCTGGCTGAATATCCAGCTCCACCCCGAATAGTCAACAAGTGCAAATAGTGACATAGACGATATATGACGAACGTGATCGTTACCCGGACCCACGTTGCGTTCCTACGCAACCCGTAATAGGTCCGCGACGATCTCAATGTAGGATTCACCGCCTCAAGCTCTGAAATGTCGCTCGGTGGACCATCAGACACATTTGGGACGGCACGGGGATAAGTCCTGAAGAAGAGCATTTGAGGCGTATCTCAAAGGGGTAGACAGTAGGTGGCATACTACCTTGTGCAACAACTGGCTCTTTCCGACCAATATTGTTGCACAAGGTTGACGAAAACAGCTCAGCTTCTCTTGTAGGGGAGCCCCGGATTGCCGCTGTAAGATCTCAATAAGACCCGTCCCGTTTCTGGACCAGCACCCCTCGTTGCCGCTGTAAACAGATAGGTAGTGGTCGGATACTCCCACCCCGGATTGCCGCTGTAAAACTCTCTGATGTATCCGGTGGGAGGTCAGAACAGGAAGTATAGAGAGAAGCGTTTTCTATAGAATACATCTATCTGGCGACTATTAGCAATACATTTATTAGGTAAGGTGTCGTTCGCTACCGTACTGCACTTTTGCCATACTGAGACGGCAATCGCTTTTGCCGTCGAAGAATCGAAAAGGAGGCTCACCTCTCCCACTAGCTGAGGGCTGTATATGGGGTCTTACCATGTCAGTCCGTCTGTTGTCCTTCTGTTCTGGTGGCGGTCCCTTCCGAATCTTTACAGCGGCAATCCGGGGTGGGTGTGTCCAGGTGTTTACAGCGGCAACGAGGGGTCCTAACCAGTGGAATTGGTATCAACCCGTTCTATATCTCTCGTGAGTAGTGTTTTTACTGTACTCTCTAATTCGTGAACTCTCTTACAGCGGCATTGTGGTGGGCAAAGGTTCATAACCCATCCCTGAGAGAAACCCCCTATGAGCGAATCAACGTCATTCTTCGGTAATCCCGATCCGATTTTCGCCGACAAAGAGCTTCTCCGCGTTAGCCACCTCCCCGAAGGTGATCGAATCATCGGACGGGACGACGAACTCCGAAGCCTCGCCAAAGCGATCAAGGACGCACAGCGAGGCGGAACACCGAACAACGTTTTGATCTACGGAAAAACTGGAACCGGCAAGAGTCTTTGTTCGAAATACATCACGCGTGATCTTGCCGACGCTGCCGCCGAAAACGGCGTGAGAATCGGTATCGCGTACGTTGATTGTTTCCAAGAGTCGACCGAAACACAGACAGTTCGAACTATCGCTGAATCGCTCAACGACCCGGAAGAAACGGACATAACTGTCCCCCACTCCGGAGTAAGCACGTCTGACTACTACCGGCGCCTGTGGGACATACTTGATGCCCGCCTGGACGTCGGCATTATCATTCTCGACGAAATCGACAAACTTGAGGACGACAACGTTCTGATGCAGCTCTCACGTGCAGCGGAAGCAGGCAAAGTCGATGACTCTACGCTCGGTATCATCGGGATTAGCAACAAGATTCGCTACAAAGACACACTGAACGAGCGCGTGAAATCGAGCCTTTCAGAGCGTGATTTCGTTTTCCCTCCATACGATGCATCCCAACTCCAGGCGATTCTTCAGTCACGTGCGGATGCGTTTCGCGAGAACGTCCTTGAGGGGGACGTAATCCCAAAGGTGGCCGCGCTCGCTGCTCGCGAACACGGTGACGCCCGCAAGGCAATCGATATTCTTCGGTATGCAGGTGAAATTGCTGACGAACACGGTGATGATTCTGTCCGTATCAAGTACGTCGATGAAGCGCATGACCGTGAGGAACAGGCTCGACTCTCGGAACTGATTTCGAAACAGCCGACACATTCAAAATATCTGATGCTGGCTCTTGCTCTTCGAATGCAGGAATCTTCTGAGGACGAACCACCGATCCCTACGAAGCAGATTCACTCTGCCTATCAGATCGTCTGTGAGCGCGAAGGAACTGAACCGCTGAAGATGCGTCGAGTTCGTGACCTCCTCTCCGAACTCGCATTTCTCTCGCTCATCGAGCAGGAACGCAAAGGACGCGGGAAAGGAAAGGGCGCTCATACCGTCAATGAACTCGTTGACGATCCCGAGATCGTCGTTGAAGCGTGTCAATCCGCTTGAAATGGATGGGCTTCAACTATCAGCGGATTCCATATGACGGAGTGTGAACGGTGTGGGAAAGCATTCCTGACAGATCGGGCGGCGAACGGACACCAGGCGGTCTGTCCCATGAATTCGGATCGTGTCATTCCTG
Encoded here:
- a CDS encoding bile acid:sodium symporter family protein, with the protein product MSTGGGLQRISRFISKYFVVWVLAAAALALLTPETFAWIGDYISILLGVVMLGMGLTLTPADFRRIIERPRDVAIGSCAQWVIMPTLAYGLVVGLGLPTEVGIGLILLGAAPGGTASNVMTYLGKGDVALSVTITSVTTIAAPIVMPAWVVLLAGEQIQVTFAEMFQEIVLIVLIPVVAGVVIRQVLDRTAPTAAEVGLTVFPAISVLAIVTIVAAIVGLNVENILAASGVALVAVLVHNAVGLGAGYGVGHTTSMPEDRARACAFEVGMQNSGLAVAIAVAFFSPLTALVPALASVWHNVTGPALATYFTRQTDEHSASAPSIHESD
- a CDS encoding FAD-binding oxidoreductase; translated protein: MDGCKRLSASHPPPDTTQTMGHDHDYDCSFVTDVVTEGRVSTAEDVLDAHAKDEGPHEAHRPDVVVWPDSTREIAALLAEANDRTVPVTPWSGGTSIEGNPIPVAGGIVLNTSEFDEITVRHDDLQAVVGPGVVYDDLNAALASHNLRFAPGIAAGDIATIGGMIANNASGLNAVRYGVTGDHVLRLEVVLPDGRIIECGRDVPKSTAGYNLKDLFVGSEGTLGVITEATLSLEGIAQHRHAALVTFPSSVAASQAVSTIMASGLTPGALEFMDTQLVELLNDYNDDADFPAAPLLLIELHGNSGDLSTQMDRVRTICEDHDAIEWSEADTDDIETIWRARRDAYPAACEYYADQTVGVIGDVVVPISRYPDIVSRIETISDELELLTPCVGHAGDGNIHFLPVVDTDDPAAMDRVQELTDAIVSEALELGGTATGEHGIGIGKRKFMRQEHGDAVDVMSGIKDAIDPRGIMNPGKTLPNDD
- the ggt gene encoding gamma-glutamyltransferase gives rise to the protein MSHRRTFLKQLGLATAATTAVGTGAGAATGTSTTDEGLNIEGGSGSEFDYPWQFIGRRSAVMAQNGMVATSHPLAAQVGIQTLQNGGNAADAAVSTAAMLNFVEPHMTSIAGDMFALTHFDGEFKALNGSGRAPAAADIDTYCERIDESEDGEPTIPAEGGLPVTIPGAVDGFHQLIDRYGTQELADVFQPTIEYARQGVPVTEYVAAQWEEAAPRVEGFDSFAETFLPDGRPPQPEEVFSNPAFADSLERIAEDGIETFYGGDLGQEIVEIVQEHDGVMELSDLENHESTWGDPISTEYRGVEVLEHPPNTQGVVALQALNLLENFDVSDDPTDPERLHRMIEAVKIAFADAYEFVTDPEAEQIPIETMLSKEYANDRVSEIGSSVGEYEPRADRQSDTVYLTVVDGDGNAVSLINSGYYPFASGLVVGGFALQNRGFSFSLDPDDANALEPGKRPFHTLVPAMLAEDGEFRGSFGVMGGDMQPQGHAQVVMNMVDSGLNPQAAIDAPRFRFMGDHEVTLETSRLPEGTVDDLRERGHDVITEEEYFVPDAGHYGGAQLIYRTEDGKLIGGSEPRRDGHAVGF
- a CDS encoding orc1/cdc6 family replication initiation protein, which produces MSESTSFFGNPDPIFADKELLRVSHLPEGDRIIGRDDELRSLAKAIKDAQRGGTPNNVLIYGKTGTGKSLCSKYITRDLADAAAENGVRIGIAYVDCFQESTETQTVRTIAESLNDPEETDITVPHSGVSTSDYYRRLWDILDARLDVGIIILDEIDKLEDDNVLMQLSRAAEAGKVDDSTLGIIGISNKIRYKDTLNERVKSSLSERDFVFPPYDASQLQAILQSRADAFRENVLEGDVIPKVAALAAREHGDARKAIDILRYAGEIADEHGDDSVRIKYVDEAHDREEQARLSELISKQPTHSKYLMLALALRMQESSEDEPPIPTKQIHSAYQIVCEREGTEPLKMRRVRDLLSELAFLSLIEQERKGRGKGKGAHTVNELVDDPEIVVEACQSA